One part of the Epinephelus fuscoguttatus linkage group LG12, E.fuscoguttatus.final_Chr_v1 genome encodes these proteins:
- the si:ch211-215c18.3 gene encoding uncharacterized protein si:ch211-215c18.3: protein MLHLFATAFLLFGGITVTHQTQHMSSVSTFLFAPRGPQMFPCLTYLERNVRVDCEFPPTYQVPGPYCEYRQDSRLVGTTFPNSVIYVSVEDRRRSNVSLVTPNLCRLTWAPLADEKPFTYTCRVYQGNSWKENSMAVHHRILPICSAISVMFKSAPWFLSLVMSLPVAVGLLSP from the exons ATGCTGCACCTGTTCGCCACGGCCTTCCTCCTCTTTGGTGGGATCACGGTAACGCATCAAACTCAGCACA TGAGCTCAGTGTCCACGTTTCTGTTCGCCCCTCGCGGCCCTCAGATGTTTCCGTGTCTTACTTACCTGGAGCGAAACGTCAGGGTGGACTGTGAGTTTCCGCCCACCTACCAGGTCCCCGGCCCCTACTGTGAGTATCGACAGGACAGCCGCCTGGTGGGCACCACCTTCCCCAACTCCGTCATCTATGTGTCCGTAGAGGACCGCAGGAGAAGCAACGTCAGCCTGGTCACTCCTAACCTGTGCCGCCTCACCTGGGCCCCGCTGGCTGATGAGAAGCCTTTCACCTACACCTGCAGGGTCTACCAGGGCAACTCGTGGAAGGAGAACAGCATGGCCGTCCATCACA GGATTCTTCCAATCTGCTCTGCGATCAGTGTGATGTTCAAATCGGCACCGTGGTTTTTGTCACTGGTGATGTCACTTCCGGTGGCTGTGGGTCTTCTGAGTCCATGA